In Nitrosophilus alvini, the following are encoded in one genomic region:
- the pelG gene encoding exopolysaccharide Pel transporter PelG, producing the protein MAGIGFELRKILSEKRLFSILKAYGYSAAVSSGPWLISIISILIAGFIAKIYLKDQQIVTQFQVTITYLIAISLIFTSFFQLSFTRYIADRIFEKKINKILPNLLGAIGFNMVFGFFFIFPFALIFINSAGVLYSLLFTFSFTVLCGIWIANVVLSGLKNYKFIILSFFLSYFLILVLVFTFGKLGLNALLASFFAGHAMLFFLLAGLIIKKYPSDKLVEFDFLNGKMFRSLIFTGFFYNAAVWADKFIFWFHPQTSGHVLGFLRDSAIYDLPIFLAYLAIAPGMAVFLLRVETDFAQKYEEYYSAAREGATLAHIYKSGNEMIEAARTALIEIIRIQSIITIMLIIFSEPIFKMLDMPLLYLPLFYIDLVATQLQLFFMSLLAIMFYLDRKRSVFILTFFFLVLNVGLTFLSIELGPYFFGYGFALSLLIVSTAGMYLLNKDFERLHYETFMLQ; encoded by the coding sequence TTGGCAGGTATAGGATTTGAACTTAGAAAGATTTTAAGCGAAAAAAGACTCTTCTCCATACTGAAAGCTTACGGCTACTCCGCAGCGGTCAGCTCCGGTCCCTGGCTAATATCCATAATAAGCATTCTGATTGCTGGATTCATTGCAAAAATATATCTAAAAGACCAGCAGATCGTAACACAGTTTCAGGTAACGATTACCTATCTTATAGCTATCAGTCTGATATTTACAAGCTTTTTCCAACTCTCTTTTACAAGATATATAGCCGACAGGATATTTGAGAAGAAGATAAACAAAATCCTTCCCAATCTTCTCGGAGCAATCGGATTTAATATGGTTTTCGGATTTTTTTTCATCTTTCCTTTTGCACTGATTTTCATTAATAGCGCAGGGGTTCTTTACTCTCTTCTTTTTACATTTTCATTTACAGTTCTTTGCGGTATCTGGATAGCAAATGTTGTACTTTCCGGACTTAAAAACTATAAATTCATAATTCTTTCTTTTTTTCTCTCCTATTTTTTGATTTTGGTACTTGTTTTTACTTTCGGCAAACTTGGGCTCAATGCACTTTTGGCATCTTTTTTTGCCGGACATGCTATGCTCTTTTTTCTTCTGGCGGGACTTATTATAAAAAAATACCCTTCCGATAAACTTGTAGAATTCGATTTCCTGAACGGCAAAATGTTCCGTTCTTTGATATTTACCGGATTTTTTTATAACGCAGCAGTCTGGGCCGATAAATTCATCTTTTGGTTTCATCCACAAACCAGCGGCCATGTTTTAGGCTTTTTAAGAGACTCTGCCATATACGATCTGCCCATTTTTCTTGCATATCTGGCGATTGCGCCCGGAATGGCAGTTTTTTTACTTAGAGTTGAGACAGATTTTGCGCAAAAGTACGAAGAGTACTATTCTGCTGCAAGAGAAGGTGCAACACTTGCTCATATCTATAAAAGCGGAAATGAGATGATAGAAGCTGCAAGAACGGCACTAATCGAAATAATAAGAATACAAAGTATCATAACAATTATGCTAATAATATTTAGTGAACCCATCTTTAAAATGCTCGATATGCCGCTTCTGTATCTGCCGCTTTTTTATATAGACCTTGTTGCCACGCAGCTACAGCTCTTTTTTATGTCTTTGCTTGCTATAATGTTTTATCTTGATAGGAAAAGAAGTGTTTTTATTCTTACTTTCTTCTTTTTGGTTCTGAATGTGGGGTTGACTTTTCTTTCCATAGAACTTGGCCCCTATTTCTTCGGTTACGGATTTGCTCTATCACTGCTTATCGTCTCAACTGCAGGCATGTACCTTTTAAACAAAGATTTCGAAAGGCTTCATTATGAAACGTTTATGCTGCAGTAA
- a CDS encoding tetratricopeptide repeat protein, with protein MKPNADKNSVKQQKLFEWYEIAGFFVIVMAVLLLLFPEDKILQLLKKETSNNTLTIQYIENIRKFYKADYRFLFLLVEKYLQSGEIEKARKVIDDLKENYFDTETKKILLLEYNLEKTKYFSSRKDRDKTRKNLKKILYTFYKNAEKKEDYRFVYKEALSFSFFDIAMKAVERLIESGNKIFWLNQAASIALQNSDFNKSEEFYKELLKIDPKNRKKYLKRLASLMVQTSKHKRATEYYEKLAALDREKSLLWYEKGALTALAGGLYGKASKLYIEAMKQSKKGARKIYFLKALNSLLSGNRTKMAANLIKRYGMEFANDKETAKSMIKAALGAGETKLARKISVKLMEKY; from the coding sequence TTGAAACCGAATGCAGATAAAAACAGCGTAAAACAGCAGAAACTTTTTGAGTGGTATGAGATAGCCGGTTTTTTTGTTATTGTTATGGCTGTGCTGTTGCTGCTGTTTCCTGAAGATAAAATTTTGCAGCTTTTAAAAAAAGAGACATCTAACAACACTCTTACTATACAATATATAGAAAATATAAGAAAATTCTATAAAGCGGATTATCGCTTTCTTTTTTTGCTTGTTGAAAAATATCTGCAATCCGGTGAAATAGAAAAAGCCCGAAAAGTCATAGATGACCTTAAAGAGAACTATTTCGATACAGAAACAAAAAAAATACTCCTACTTGAATACAATCTCGAAAAAACGAAATATTTCTCAAGCAGGAAAGATAGAGACAAAACAAGAAAAAATCTGAAAAAAATTCTTTACACCTTTTATAAAAATGCAGAAAAAAAAGAGGATTACAGATTTGTTTACAAAGAAGCACTCTCTTTCTCTTTTTTTGATATCGCAATGAAAGCCGTTGAGAGACTGATAGAGTCTGGAAACAAAATTTTCTGGCTCAATCAGGCTGCATCGATTGCACTTCAAAATTCTGATTTCAATAAAAGCGAAGAGTTTTACAAAGAGCTTCTAAAAATTGATCCGAAAAACAGAAAAAAATATCTAAAGAGACTTGCCTCTTTAATGGTCCAGACATCAAAACACAAAAGAGCAACTGAATATTATGAGAAACTGGCCGCACTAGATAGAGAAAAAAGCCTCTTATGGTATGAAAAAGGCGCATTAACCGCTCTTGCCGGAGGGCTCTATGGAAAAGCGTCAAAACTATATATTGAAGCGATGAAACAGAGTAAAAAAGGTGCCAGAAAAATATATTTTCTAAAGGCTTTAAACTCTTTATTATCCGGAAACAGAACAAAAATGGCCGCAAACCTTATAAAGCGGTACGGAATGGAATTTGCAAATGACAAAGAGACGGCAAAAAGTATGATAAAAGCGGCTCTTGGCGCAGGTGAAACAAAACTGGCACGAAAAATTTCAGTCAAATTGATGGAGAAGTATTGA
- a CDS encoding tetratricopeptide repeat protein: MKSVFAILFLSFFLFFLPNLSAQNINLANASKKDESFNLMLRAFLDSNDLESAYRLVKKIVKKYEPNNIYYREWLAKLSLWTDRGNEALENYYYIFKKSGKKELKKQILDLSLSLKRYDIAEEILKSMIQKGDLSKIKDLTYVFKMNAHSKDGIAFFKKIYKKTGSQEVLFEILHLFESEGDVEGMLKTAELLYKKQRFFPTGTALKVARTLYSKRKIKEAYRVLLQAKPYTKDDNYLFWKTLLQLSLVLQEFESAYEALKKIEKSKKADIDDITKLIVFYEKKGKNKEAMKLAYKNWIKYKNPTLFFHFVRIASNLKKWNKIISACQDIKNERLLENPYFWIVLSKAYQEIQDIENAKETYKRGLKYTDFSNDLFTSFIWFLIDTKEIKELKHYISKFERIAKNGHTNALLSAYIALKKHLKAMEIIKKELSKEPDNISLLILYSDILQMYGKFDEAKFVRFKAYKLSLAAMKRDRNILGNREFFENHLRLAFFFEPAYKISKLIKLGENRFGKEAVLPYIISLHLSRNSYESAQFIIERYGVKKW; this comes from the coding sequence ATGAAGTCCGTTTTTGCAATACTCTTTTTATCTTTTTTTCTCTTTTTTTTACCGAATCTGTCTGCACAAAATATCAATTTGGCAAATGCATCGAAAAAAGATGAGAGCTTTAATCTAATGTTAAGAGCATTTTTGGACAGCAACGACCTGGAAAGCGCTTACAGACTTGTGAAAAAAATTGTCAAAAAATATGAACCGAACAATATCTACTACAGAGAGTGGCTCGCAAAACTCTCATTGTGGACCGACAGAGGCAATGAAGCTCTTGAAAACTACTACTATATTTTTAAAAAAAGTGGCAAAAAAGAGCTAAAAAAACAGATACTCGACCTCTCTCTTTCTCTAAAAAGATATGACATAGCAGAAGAGATTTTAAAGAGTATGATACAAAAGGGGGATTTATCAAAAATCAAAGATTTGACATACGTATTCAAAATGAACGCTCACAGTAAAGATGGAATAGCTTTCTTTAAAAAGATATATAAAAAAACTGGCTCCCAAGAAGTGCTTTTTGAGATTCTGCATCTTTTTGAGTCTGAAGGAGATGTGGAAGGAATGTTGAAAACAGCCGAACTTTTATATAAAAAACAGCGGTTTTTTCCTACTGGTACCGCTTTAAAAGTAGCACGTACACTCTATTCAAAAAGAAAAATCAAAGAAGCATACAGAGTATTGCTACAAGCAAAACCGTATACCAAAGATGATAACTATCTTTTTTGGAAAACTCTTTTGCAGCTATCTTTGGTTTTACAGGAGTTTGAGAGTGCCTATGAAGCGTTAAAAAAAATAGAGAAAAGCAAAAAAGCCGATATAGATGATATTACGAAACTGATTGTTTTTTATGAGAAAAAAGGGAAGAATAAAGAGGCAATGAAACTTGCATATAAAAACTGGATAAAATACAAAAATCCAACTCTCTTTTTTCATTTTGTGCGTATCGCTTCCAATCTAAAAAAATGGAACAAAATCATATCTGCCTGTCAGGATATAAAAAATGAACGACTATTAGAAAATCCGTATTTTTGGATCGTTTTATCGAAAGCTTATCAGGAAATCCAAGATATAGAAAATGCAAAAGAGACCTATAAAAGAGGTTTAAAATATACAGATTTTTCAAATGATCTTTTCACATCTTTTATCTGGTTTTTGATAGATACAAAAGAGATAAAAGAGCTCAAACACTATATCTCAAAATTTGAACGTATTGCCAAAAATGGTCATACCAACGCTCTTTTATCAGCATATATAGCACTCAAAAAACATCTAAAAGCGATGGAAATTATAAAAAAAGAACTATCCAAAGAGCCGGATAATATCTCTTTACTTATCCTCTACTCGGATATTCTTCAGATGTATGGAAAGTTTGATGAAGCTAAGTTTGTCAGATTCAAAGCGTATAAACTATCTTTGGCGGCAATGAAAAGAGACAGGAATATCTTAGGCAATAGAGAATTTTTTGAAAATCATCTCAGGCTAGCTTTCTTTTTTGAGCCGGCATACAAAATATCAAAACTTATAAAACTAGGAGAAAATCGTTTTGGAAAAGAAGCAGTTTTACCATACATAATATCTTTGCATCTGTCGAGAAACAGTTATGAATCTGCACAATTTATAATCGAAAGATATGGGGTCAAAAAATGGTAA
- the pelF gene encoding GT4 family glycosyltransferase PelF: MINFFKKKEIDVLIVAEGTYPYIRGGVSTWIHQLITGMPDINFGIVFLGSKKEDYGDIVYDLPKNLVYLETEYLFGNSHRFEPEIMNGSNKKFEDIIKLQNWFRKKELSPMPQNIKNIDFYLKHITKKEFLYSKNSWDIIQSEYLSFTPESAFIDYFWTVRNMHSPIWNVASIASKIKCFKIVHSPSTGYAGFLGALLGFNYKKPFILTEHGIYTRERKIDMLNADWLIDNRTIFQKELGTISHIKNMWIKFFEGIGKISYEAANPIISLFENARKIQIAYGAAPEKTKVVPNGIDIEKFKKLRHLRKEKIPKVITLIGRVVPIKDIKTFIKAMRIAANRIKDIEGWIVGPENEDPDYAKECRLLVETLGLKNHIKFLGFQRVEDILPKTGILTLSSISEGMPLVVIEGFGAGVPAVTTDVGSCSQLIYGGIDEEDRKIGSAGEVVPIANPSKLAQAYIKLFENENLWEKCQSNAIKRVETYYTMEVFLNNYKNIYTEAIQNWQV, from the coding sequence TTGATAAATTTTTTCAAAAAAAAAGAGATAGACGTGCTTATAGTGGCAGAAGGCACATATCCTTATATCAGAGGAGGTGTTTCTACATGGATACATCAACTTATAACAGGTATGCCGGATATTAATTTCGGTATTGTTTTTCTGGGAAGCAAAAAAGAGGATTACGGTGATATTGTATACGATCTTCCCAAAAATCTGGTTTACCTTGAAACAGAGTATCTGTTTGGCAATAGCCACAGGTTTGAGCCGGAAATTATGAACGGCAGCAATAAAAAATTTGAAGATATAATAAAACTTCAAAACTGGTTTAGAAAAAAAGAGCTATCCCCAATGCCGCAAAATATAAAAAATATAGATTTTTATTTGAAACATATAACTAAAAAAGAGTTTTTGTACAGCAAAAATTCATGGGACATTATACAGTCCGAATACCTCTCGTTTACTCCAGAGAGCGCATTTATCGACTATTTCTGGACGGTTAGAAATATGCATTCTCCAATATGGAATGTTGCATCCATTGCATCGAAAATAAAATGTTTCAAAATAGTCCATTCGCCCTCTACGGGCTATGCAGGTTTCCTGGGAGCACTGCTTGGTTTCAATTACAAAAAACCTTTTATTCTTACCGAACACGGTATATATACCAGAGAGAGAAAAATCGATATGCTCAATGCCGACTGGCTTATAGACAACAGAACAATTTTTCAAAAAGAATTGGGAACTATAAGCCATATAAAAAATATGTGGATTAAATTTTTCGAAGGTATAGGAAAAATCTCCTATGAAGCCGCAAACCCCATAATATCCCTTTTTGAAAATGCGAGAAAAATTCAGATAGCGTACGGGGCAGCACCGGAAAAAACAAAAGTAGTTCCAAACGGAATAGACATTGAAAAATTCAAAAAACTGCGCCACTTGCGAAAAGAGAAGATTCCAAAAGTCATAACCCTCATAGGTAGGGTCGTTCCTATAAAAGATATCAAAACATTTATAAAAGCGATGCGTATAGCAGCAAACCGTATCAAAGATATAGAAGGCTGGATAGTGGGTCCCGAAAACGAAGATCCCGACTATGCAAAAGAGTGCAGGCTTTTGGTAGAGACTCTGGGACTAAAAAACCATATCAAATTTTTGGGATTCCAAAGAGTAGAAGATATACTGCCCAAAACCGGAATTTTAACCCTGAGCTCCATCAGCGAAGGTATGCCTCTTGTGGTAATAGAGGGTTTTGGAGCGGGTGTTCCTGCAGTTACCACCGATGTAGGCTCATGCTCTCAGCTTATCTACGGGGGAATAGACGAAGAAGATAGAAAAATAGGCAGTGCCGGCGAAGTTGTCCCCATTGCAAACCCATCCAAACTGGCTCAGGCCTACATAAAACTGTTCGAAAACGAAAATCTCTGGGAAAAATGTCAAAGTAACGCAATAAAAAGAGTCGAAACATATTACACTATGGAGGTTTTTCTAAATAACTACAAAAACATATACACGGAGGCTATTCAAAATTGGCAGGTATAG
- a CDS encoding endo alpha-1,4 polygalactosaminidase, giving the protein MKRLCCSKLFIAFFLLAAYALAAQRAVPSSVALYYDQNPPREIFRLFDWIVVDPDATAIKKNRKEAVIFAYVSIGEVEKERKYFSKIKKEWIIGQNRDWKSFITDIRKKEYRDFLIETVLKKLNDYDGFMFDTLDSYQLVLKDKKERKEYEKALEIFIKDVKTKFPEKKIIVNRGFEILENIKEEIDAVLAESLFSGIDTKNMQVKKIGAEDTKWLKKRLDRVKKLGLPVIVVDYVEPKNRKEAKEIAKKIENNGFIPYVTDKHLSTVGISTIEPIPRKVLILFYGSEKEKWKYDAHLLFSMPLEYLGFIPELWNIKEKGLPDTFLADRYAGVIVALEGTVPENQDEFFNWILQKKKEGIKILFLNDFGFSDNSYLKKLNIKVSKNLSTPFEKYRILHKDKIANFETEPLIEHTYYLLYPQKGEVLIEAENSKGQKFATAAITPWGGYALQGSCTVELFGDTLWVLNPFQFFKRALRLPDIPTPDTTTENGSRIMFVHIDGDGFMERAVWDQKKFASQILYEEILKKYKIPHSVSVIEGEIAPYGLYPEISPKLEKIARKIFSLPNVEAASHSFSHPFIWEFAQAEKDGYTLSLKNYRFNLKREILGSIDYINRQLLKNKKTRLFFWTGDCLPNKEALKICYENQILNINGGDTIITDEHPWLIYISPLGLYRGEFFQIYAPIQNENIFTDGWTNYAGFKKVLQTFRLTGYPRRIKPINIYYHFYSASKQSSLKSLKEIYLWAMNQKTIPIYTSEWIKKVLDFENIAIAIKKDKWIIKGDGHLKTLRLEGFKNIDFAASKNIVGEKYDIGSTYVHLNDSGDYELKLGKEENAFSYIIEANSLLKDFKRNKRGFKAVFKGYIPIKVKIRKREECSYKVIGPKDYRVSEKENMIIFEFEKSKEATIETECR; this is encoded by the coding sequence ATGAAACGTTTATGCTGCAGTAAACTATTTATTGCTTTTTTCCTCCTGGCAGCATACGCACTGGCAGCACAAAGAGCTGTTCCCTCGTCTGTTGCACTCTATTATGATCAAAATCCGCCCAGAGAGATATTCAGACTTTTTGACTGGATAGTTGTCGACCCAGACGCAACAGCTATAAAGAAAAATAGAAAAGAAGCCGTAATTTTTGCATATGTAAGTATAGGAGAAGTTGAAAAAGAGAGAAAATATTTCAGCAAAATAAAAAAAGAGTGGATTATAGGCCAAAACAGGGACTGGAAAAGTTTTATAACAGATATAAGAAAAAAAGAGTACAGAGATTTTCTAATAGAGACTGTTTTGAAAAAACTTAATGATTATGACGGATTTATGTTCGATACACTTGACTCATATCAGCTTGTACTAAAAGATAAAAAAGAGCGAAAAGAGTATGAAAAAGCTCTTGAAATTTTTATAAAAGATGTCAAAACAAAATTCCCCGAAAAAAAGATTATAGTAAACAGAGGTTTTGAAATACTGGAAAATATCAAAGAAGAGATTGACGCGGTTTTGGCAGAGTCTCTTTTCAGCGGAATTGATACAAAAAATATGCAGGTCAAAAAGATCGGTGCCGAAGATACAAAATGGCTAAAAAAAAGGCTAGACAGAGTAAAAAAACTCGGCTTGCCGGTTATAGTTGTAGATTATGTGGAGCCAAAAAACAGAAAAGAGGCAAAAGAGATAGCAAAAAAGATAGAAAATAACGGTTTCATTCCTTATGTTACAGACAAACACCTTTCAACCGTAGGAATAAGTACTATAGAGCCTATTCCAAGAAAAGTACTTATCCTCTTTTACGGCAGTGAAAAAGAAAAATGGAAATATGATGCACACCTACTCTTTTCCATGCCTCTTGAGTATCTCGGCTTCATTCCGGAACTTTGGAATATTAAAGAAAAAGGTCTGCCTGATACTTTTTTGGCCGACAGATATGCCGGTGTGATTGTTGCACTGGAAGGAACGGTACCGGAAAATCAGGATGAATTTTTCAATTGGATTTTACAAAAGAAAAAGGAGGGCATAAAGATACTTTTTCTAAACGATTTCGGATTTTCGGATAACTCCTATTTAAAAAAACTTAATATAAAAGTTTCAAAAAATCTTTCAACTCCATTTGAAAAATACCGTATCTTACATAAAGACAAAATCGCAAACTTTGAAACCGAACCTCTTATTGAGCATACCTACTATCTTCTATATCCACAAAAAGGAGAGGTTCTTATAGAAGCTGAAAATTCAAAGGGGCAGAAGTTTGCAACTGCCGCAATTACGCCATGGGGAGGATATGCACTTCAGGGGAGTTGTACGGTAGAGCTTTTCGGTGATACTCTTTGGGTTTTAAACCCGTTCCAGTTTTTCAAAAGAGCCCTAAGACTGCCGGATATTCCAACTCCCGATACCACAACTGAAAACGGCAGCAGAATAATGTTTGTCCATATAGATGGTGACGGTTTTATGGAAAGGGCTGTTTGGGATCAGAAAAAATTTGCATCTCAGATACTATATGAAGAGATTTTAAAAAAGTACAAAATTCCTCACTCTGTATCGGTTATTGAAGGAGAAATCGCCCCATACGGGCTTTATCCCGAAATATCGCCAAAACTTGAAAAAATTGCCCGCAAGATATTTTCTTTACCTAATGTTGAAGCGGCAAGTCACAGCTTTTCACATCCTTTTATATGGGAATTTGCACAAGCAGAAAAAGATGGATATACTCTCTCTTTGAAAAATTATAGATTTAATCTTAAAAGAGAGATACTTGGTTCTATAGATTATATAAACAGACAACTTTTAAAAAACAAGAAAACTCGCCTTTTTTTCTGGACCGGTGACTGTCTGCCAAACAAAGAGGCACTTAAAATATGCTATGAAAACCAAATTTTGAATATAAACGGAGGAGATACGATCATAACGGATGAACATCCCTGGCTTATATATATATCGCCGCTTGGACTATATAGAGGAGAGTTTTTCCAGATATATGCCCCGATACAGAACGAAAACATTTTTACCGACGGCTGGACAAACTACGCCGGTTTTAAAAAAGTTTTGCAAACATTCAGACTTACCGGCTATCCCAGAAGAATCAAACCGATTAATATCTATTACCATTTTTATTCTGCCTCAAAGCAATCTTCTCTTAAAAGTCTGAAAGAGATTTATCTATGGGCTATGAATCAGAAAACGATTCCGATATATACATCCGAATGGATAAAAAAAGTATTGGACTTTGAAAATATAGCCATTGCGATCAAAAAGGACAAATGGATAATAAAAGGTGACGGTCATCTAAAAACTCTGAGACTTGAAGGCTTCAAAAACATCGATTTTGCTGCATCAAAAAATATTGTCGGGGAAAAGTATGATATAGGCTCTACTTACGTACATTTAAATGATTCCGGGGATTATGAACTTAAACTTGGCAAAGAAGAGAACGCTTTTTCTTACATCATAGAAGCAAACTCTTTATTGAAAGATTTCAAACGAAACAAAAGAGGCTTCAAGGCTGTTTTTAAAGGGTATATTCCCATCAAAGTCAAAATTAGGAAAAGAGAAGAGTGTTCCTATAAAGTGATTGGACCAAAAGACTACAGAGTTTCTGAAAAAGAGAATATGATTATTTTTGAATTTGAAAAAAGCAAAGAGGCGACAATTGAAACCGAATGCAGATAA
- a CDS encoding L,D-transpeptidase family protein, producing MRKVFLWSIVSLTFVFANIIDIYRQEGIDAVARVLDKELQKESYWKGVIGDRDVRFGYYSNIEYILVCSKKRKELDIYKIAGNDLKKLKRIKVIVGKNSGDKIKEGDLRTPVGVYRLTRKLTGLDDYYGPFAFTTTYPNLFDRIRGKNGHGIWIHGMPQNCEREPDTKGCIAMENDELQRLDDMLNLKKTILLINEDKPDTANKEEIVQILSMLYKWRYAWKNSDIKNYLRFYHSNFVRFDGKNLKEFSKMKQRIFASKKGDKIEIIFENINVIPYQMPGDERVYRVNFHEKYRSRSYRFEGDKELYISKTADGWKILVER from the coding sequence ATGAGAAAAGTTTTTTTGTGGTCTATTGTATCTTTAACTTTTGTTTTTGCAAATATTATCGATATTTACAGGCAGGAAGGTATAGATGCTGTAGCGAGGGTACTCGATAAGGAACTTCAAAAAGAGAGTTATTGGAAAGGGGTAATAGGTGATAGAGATGTCCGTTTCGGATACTATAGCAATATAGAGTATATACTTGTCTGCAGTAAAAAAAGAAAGGAATTGGACATATACAAAATAGCCGGAAATGATCTTAAAAAGCTTAAAAGAATAAAAGTGATTGTAGGAAAGAACAGTGGCGATAAAATAAAAGAGGGTGACCTGAGAACACCTGTAGGGGTCTATAGACTTACAAGAAAGCTTACAGGTCTTGATGATTACTACGGTCCTTTTGCTTTTACAACAACATATCCAAATCTTTTTGACAGAATAAGGGGTAAAAACGGCCACGGTATCTGGATACACGGAATGCCTCAAAATTGTGAAAGAGAGCCTGATACAAAAGGCTGTATAGCAATGGAGAACGATGAACTGCAAAGACTTGACGATATGCTCAATCTCAAGAAAACAATCCTTCTTATTAATGAAGATAAACCTGATACCGCTAACAAAGAGGAAATTGTACAGATTTTATCTATGCTTTACAAATGGAGATATGCCTGGAAAAACAGCGATATAAAAAATTACCTTCGATTTTATCATTCCAATTTTGTCAGGTTTGACGGAAAGAATCTCAAAGAGTTTTCTAAAATGAAACAAAGAATTTTTGCATCAAAAAAAGGAGATAAAATAGAAATAATTTTTGAGAATATAAATGTCATTCCTTATCAGATGCCCGGAGACGAAAGAGTATATAGAGTAAACTTTCATGAAAAATATCGTTCAAGAAGTTACAGGTTTGAAGGGGATAAAGAGCTTTATATCTCAAAGACGGCCGATGGATGGAAAATTTTGGTGGAGAGATAG
- a CDS encoding M14 family metallopeptidase has translation MENFGGEIALRLLLLSLFIVCSVWGAELHFDLYKKESSNPSHTLLVIGGVHGDEPGGYFAASFLVKYYDIKKGALWVVPNLNFDSIIRFRRGIYGDMNRKFASIKKSDPDYTIVNDIKKIILNEQVDLILNLHDGRGYYREKWENTIFNPFAWGQACIIDQEEIDGCKFGDLNKIAQKVNSALNNKKLKKNHHAFHIKNTKTKFKDEQMKLSLTYFAITHNKPALAIETSKNINDLATKIYYQLNAIEEFMKILEIEFEREFELSIETINNLLKNDLDYIVINDNIVLPLKNIKKSIRFFPLTERKISFICDDPLVTVVERGKNYVIYRGYKKLTALYPQYFKSGCEKRGMEFVIDGKKEYVQIPSVVKVKKNFKVLASDDIRVNVIGFSKKGVLNENNIEIEKKECQDRYSIDSFHKMYRVEFYKDKSFCGSVIVYFD, from the coding sequence ATGGAAAATTTTGGTGGAGAGATAGCTTTGAGACTTCTTTTGCTGTCACTTTTTATCGTCTGCTCGGTTTGGGGTGCAGAGCTTCATTTTGATCTTTATAAAAAAGAGTCGTCAAATCCGTCACATACCCTTTTGGTTATCGGAGGAGTACACGGAGATGAGCCCGGAGGATATTTTGCGGCCTCTTTCCTCGTAAAATATTACGATATTAAAAAAGGAGCGCTATGGGTTGTACCAAATCTGAATTTTGATTCTATTATAAGATTTAGACGTGGTATATACGGCGATATGAATAGAAAATTTGCTTCTATAAAAAAAAGCGATCCGGACTACACTATAGTAAACGATATAAAAAAAATCATTTTGAACGAACAAGTAGATCTTATTTTGAATCTGCATGACGGAAGAGGCTATTATAGAGAAAAGTGGGAAAATACTATATTTAATCCTTTTGCATGGGGACAGGCATGTATAATAGACCAGGAAGAGATTGACGGCTGTAAATTCGGCGATCTTAATAAAATTGCCCAAAAAGTTAACAGTGCACTTAACAACAAAAAACTGAAAAAAAACCATCACGCTTTTCATATTAAAAATACAAAAACGAAGTTCAAAGATGAACAGATGAAGCTCTCTTTGACATATTTTGCAATTACACATAACAAACCGGCTCTTGCTATCGAAACCAGCAAAAATATAAACGATCTTGCAACTAAGATATATTATCAGTTAAATGCGATAGAGGAGTTTATGAAGATTTTGGAAATTGAATTTGAAAGAGAGTTTGAGCTGAGTATCGAAACTATAAATAATCTTTTAAAAAATGATTTGGATTATATAGTAATAAACGACAATATAGTGCTTCCTTTAAAAAATATCAAAAAAAGTATAAGATTCTTCCCTTTAACCGAGAGAAAAATAAGTTTTATTTGCGACGATCCGTTGGTAACAGTAGTGGAGCGTGGCAAAAACTATGTGATTTACAGGGGTTATAAGAAACTGACAGCTCTCTATCCCCAATATTTCAAGTCAGGTTGTGAAAAGAGAGGCATGGAGTTTGTAATCGACGGCAAAAAAGAATATGTACAGATCCCATCTGTTGTAAAAGTCAAAAAAAATTTTAAAGTTTTGGCATCCGATGATATAAGGGTAAATGTTATCGGTTTCAGTAAAAAAGGTGTTTTGAATGAGAACAATATTGAGATAGAGAAAAAAGAGTGTCAGGATAGATACTCTATTGATAGTTTTCATAAAATGTATAGAGTCGAATTTTATAAAGATAAAAGTTTTTGCGGTTCAGTTATAGTCTATTTTGATTAA